A genome region from Danio aesculapii chromosome 2, fDanAes4.1, whole genome shotgun sequence includes the following:
- the LOC130238827 gene encoding mucin-4-like produces the protein MDQGWKRLPLLVVFLLFWKNAPGYAYSTYRNAGQRWGQPSDNAFLPLAVQSSVPEAPVTGVLLEEVVSSLPKNTPKFNLLQVVKGDVSSSSDSTPQALPPNTPSSASLPVDQSGIGGLVSLQGLSGSTTSGSGPIVFAQGVSGSFPSKTGVSSQSTNDQSSPSLSSSVSQGATYGVITQAQGTSQFVPGSSSPYATISLPKYVTSRLMTRPSTKQLTSVYGTPTGSSAPFILQELLQGQVQGQDSTSQVVSGSSTPYVSVTLPQVVTSQLTPVPSSKQVTSVYNTQTGSSAPFTLQGLLQGKGSTSQVVSVPSTPYVSVSLPQVVTSQLTPVPSSKQVTSVYTTQAGSSAPFTLQELLQGKGSTSQVVSVPSTPYVSVSLPQVVTSQLTPVPSSKQVTSFYTTQTGSSAPFTLQELLQGQDSTSQVVLGSSTPYVSVSLPQVVPSQLTPVPSSKQVTSVYTTQTGSSAPFTLQELLQGQDSTSQVVLGSSTPYVSVSLPQVVTSQSAVPSSKQVTSVYSTQTGSSAPFTLQGLLQGQDSTSQVVSVPSTPYVSVSLPQVVTSQSAVPSSKKITTVYDSQTGSSAPYTLQGSTTYGGLIQAQNAKDSSSTGSSSSVLQTSTGDLSHPSSSFSTLRRYYSVKG, from the exons ATGGATCAAGGGTGGAAAAG GTTACCCTTGTTAGTAGTCTTCCTGCTGTTTTGGAAGAATGCTCCTGGTTATGCAT attcaACTTATCGAAATGCTGGCCAACGGTGGGGTCAGCCATCTGACAACGCTTTCTTGCCTCTTGCGGTCCAGTCTTCTGTGCCAGAAGCCCCTGTGACTGGGGTTTTGCTTGAAGAAGTGGTCTCTAGTTTGCCAAAAAACACACCCAAGTTTAATCTACTTCAGGTTGTTAAAGGTGATGTTTCCAGCAGTTCTGACTCAACACCCCAAGCTCTACCTCCAAATACCCCCTCTTCAGCTTCTCTGCCTGTGGATCAATCTGGTATTGGTGGTTTAGTGTCACTTCAGGGTTTGTCTGGATCCACCACAAGTGGTTCTGGACCAATTGTTTTTGCACAAGGGGTAAGTGGCAGCTTCCCTTCCAAGACTGGAGTTTCTAGCCAGTCCACTAATGACCAAAGCTCCCCGAGTCTGTCTAGTTCAGTTTCTCAAGGTGCCACCTATGGCGTAATTACCCAGGCTCAAGGTACAAGTCAGTTTGTTCCAGGGTCGTCTTCCCCATATGCAACCATATCATTGCCCAAATATGTTACTAGTCGGTTGATGACACGACCAAGCACAAAGCAGTTAACCTCTGTCTATGGCACCCCGACGGGATCCTCTGCTCCTTTCATTTTGCAAGAACTACTGCAGGGTCAAG TGCAGGGTCAAGATTCAACAAGCCAGGTTGTTTCGGGATCTTCAACCCCATATGTATCTGTAACATTGCCCCAAGTTGTTACTAGTCAATTGACCCCTGTGCCAAGTTCAAAGCAGGTCACCTCTGTCTATAACACCCAGACAGGATCCTCTGCCCCTTTCACTCTGCAAGGACTACTCCAGGGTAAAGGTTCAACAAGCCAGGTGGTTTCAGTACCTTCAACCCCATACGTATCTGTATCTTTGCCCCAAGTTGTTACTAGTCAATTGACCCCTGTGCCAAGTTCAAAGCAGGTCACCTCTGTCTATACCACCCAGGCAGGATCCTCTGCCCCTTTCACTCTGCAAGAACTACTCCAGGGTAAAGGTTCAACAAGCCAGGTGGTTTCAGTACCTTCAACCCCATACGTATCTGTATCTTTGCCCCAAGTTGTTACTAGTCAATTGACCCCTGTGCCAAGTTCAAAGCAGGTCACCTCTTTTTATACCACCCAGACAGGATCCTCTGCCCCTTTCACTTTGCAAGAACTACTGCAGGGTCAAGATTCAACAAGCCAGGTTGTTTTGGGATCTTCAACCCCATACGTATCTGTATCATTGCCCCAAGTTGTTCCTAGTCAGTTGACCCCTGTGCCAAGTTCAAAGCAGGTCACCTCTGTTTATACCACTCAGACAGGATCCTCTGCCCCTTTCACTTTGCAAGAACTACTGCAGGGTCAAGATTCAACAAGCCAGGTTGTTTTGGGATCTTCAACCCCATACGTATCTGTATCATTGCCCCAAGTTGTTACGAGTCAGTCAGCTGTGCCAAGTTCAAAGCAGGTTACGTCTGTCTATAGCACTCAGACTGGTTCTTCTGCTCCCTTCACTCTGCAAGGACTACTCCAGGGTCAAGATTCAACAAGCCAGGTTGTTTCAGTACCTTCAACCCCATACGTATCTGTATCCCTGCCCCAAGTTGTTACAAGTCAGTCAGCTGTGCCGAGTTCAAAGAAGATTACTACGGTCTATGACTCTCAGACAGGTTCCTCTGCTCCTTACACTTTGCAAGGAAGCACCACATATGGTGGACTAATCCAGGCTCAAAATGCCAAAGATTCGTCTTCTACGGGATCTTCATCCTCTGTCCTCCAGACCTCAACTGGTGACCTTTCTCATCCTTCCAGCAGCTTTTCTACCCTAAGACGTTACTACTCTGTCAAGGGTTAG